One part of the Fundidesulfovibrio putealis DSM 16056 genome encodes these proteins:
- a CDS encoding universal stress protein — MGILLALDESTQAMDEAVRISRERGEKLTALFVLDGNWSDYTGHDWLSGSTVRGSYIEYAGQEDIKDSERLAAELRSRAEGIDLEVKIVQGVVRDEILKEAQAGGYELMVMAHPFWRGTATVRDTAKDLLGKLPCSLFLVNTPVHEI; from the coding sequence ATGGGCATCCTTCTGGCCCTGGACGAATCCACCCAGGCCATGGACGAGGCCGTGCGGATTTCCCGCGAACGCGGCGAGAAACTCACGGCCCTGTTCGTGCTCGACGGCAACTGGAGCGACTACACCGGCCACGACTGGCTCTCCGGGTCCACCGTGCGCGGCAGCTACATCGAGTACGCCGGGCAGGAGGACATCAAGGACTCCGAGCGCCTTGCGGCGGAGCTTCGCTCCAGGGCCGAAGGCATCGACCTGGAAGTGAAGATCGTCCAGGGCGTTGTGCGCGACGAGATCCTCAAGGAAGCCCAGGCCGGAGGCTACGAGCTGATGGTGATGGCCCACCCCTTCTGGCGCGGCACGGCCACCGTTCGCGACACCGCCAAGGACCTCCTGGGCAAGCTGCCGTGTTCGCTCTTCCTGGTGAACACGCCCGTTCACGAAATATAA
- a CDS encoding biotin/lipoyl-binding protein produces the protein MSAAAAKNTKLTVFKTDRHEDVGAICFAVLVAACVMVYMAFFLDKVTIKAPADGKLVEMKVAIGDNIKEGQPLYSYETVKKKYVEGKLEETKAVETFKSKTPGKVMELKKKPGDAFKKGNGLLVVEHVAGTLP, from the coding sequence ATGTCCGCTGCTGCAGCTAAGAATACCAAGCTCACTGTTTTCAAGACCGACCGTCACGAGGATGTCGGAGCCATCTGCTTCGCCGTCCTGGTCGCCGCCTGCGTGATGGTCTACATGGCCTTCTTCCTGGACAAGGTGACCATCAAGGCCCCCGCCGACGGCAAGCTCGTCGAGATGAAGGTGGCCATTGGCGACAACATCAAGGAAGGCCAGCCCCTGTATTCCTATGAAACCGTGAAGAAGAAGTACGTCGAGGGCAAGCTGGAAGAGACCAAGGCCGTCGAGACCTTCAAGTCCAAGACCCCCGGCAAGGTGATGGAACTCAAGAAGAAGCCCGGCGACGCCTTCAAGAAGGGCAACGGCCTTCTGGTGGTGGAGCACGTGGCGGGGACGCTCCCCTAA
- a CDS encoding YeiH family protein yields the protein MENRGAGGNLLAIVPGLALMVATFLFANWAEEALKPIDFLGYKQFFSRVLNLNYIIISIVMGVLYRNVLFRGTIPAFLADGFRTTRLFIKTGVIMLGSIYTLGGLAKLGFQAAFLISLFVFGSVALVMWLGKRLGMDRSLIGVMCAACGVCGVSAAVATSPGVKAKPAEVALAIATILGFGVLTMFLSPYLGNIFHFSDYQYGVWVGTGILNSGQVLAACLAFNPLVAPGTAVAYGELWNVMRVIIIPFVVFVITVWYWSGNKDDVEAQNVSLWQILKSKFPIFVLGFVGMTVLSSLGLLGQEGSETSHLLRTLMQWIFGIGMVGLGAYIDFGEIKAAGGKPLIVGLTAGTIKYVLALIMVLTIIPKSAPF from the coding sequence ATGGAAAATAGAGGTGCAGGCGGCAACCTTCTGGCCATCGTGCCGGGCCTGGCCCTGATGGTGGCCACGTTCCTGTTCGCCAACTGGGCCGAGGAAGCGCTCAAGCCGATCGACTTTCTGGGCTACAAGCAGTTTTTCTCGCGGGTTCTCAACCTGAACTACATCATCATCTCCATCGTCATGGGCGTTCTGTACAGAAACGTCCTGTTCAGGGGAACGATTCCCGCGTTTCTGGCTGACGGTTTCCGCACCACTCGCCTGTTCATCAAGACCGGCGTCATCATGCTGGGCTCCATCTACACCCTGGGCGGCCTAGCCAAGCTGGGCTTCCAGGCGGCGTTCCTGATTTCCCTGTTCGTGTTCGGCTCGGTGGCCCTGGTCATGTGGCTGGGCAAGCGCCTGGGCATGGACCGCTCGCTGATCGGCGTGATGTGCGCGGCCTGCGGCGTGTGCGGCGTGTCCGCGGCCGTTGCCACCAGCCCCGGCGTCAAGGCCAAGCCCGCCGAAGTGGCCCTGGCCATCGCCACCATCCTGGGTTTTGGCGTGCTGACCATGTTCCTCTCCCCCTACCTGGGCAACATCTTCCACTTCTCCGACTACCAGTACGGCGTGTGGGTCGGCACGGGCATCCTGAACTCCGGCCAGGTGCTTGCCGCCTGTCTGGCCTTCAACCCGCTGGTCGCCCCCGGCACCGCCGTTGCCTACGGCGAACTGTGGAACGTGATGCGCGTCATCATCATTCCCTTCGTGGTCTTCGTGATCACCGTCTGGTACTGGAGCGGCAACAAGGACGACGTCGAGGCCCAGAACGTGAGCCTCTGGCAGATCCTGAAGTCCAAGTTCCCCATCTTCGTGCTGGGCTTCGTGGGCATGACCGTGCTGTCCTCCCTGGGCCTTCTGGGCCAGGAAGGCTCCGAGACGTCGCACCTGCTGCGCACCCTGATGCAGTGGATCTTCGGTATCGGCATGGTCGGCCTTGGCGCCTACATCGACTTCGGCGAGATCAAGGCCGCTGGCGGCAAGCCGCTGATCGTCGGCCTCACCGCCGGAACGATCAAGTACGTGCTGGCGCTCATCATGGTCCTGACCATCATCCCCAAGTCCGCCCCGTTCTAG
- a CDS encoding c-type heme family protein: MKIAGLRTKLYLRLLGVILGIGLVFGLSLNHYLRVLMETEVADKASLVLSNVLAMQTYVRETLRPTMYDSLPPESFVIEAMSTSYITRKVMSDFNAAKDKFTYRRVALDPRNPEYGANEMERALIAHFQANPYETQVERYFTVNGEEYFLMARPVVFDESCLSCHGKPADAPKVLLSRYGDTRGFGRFDGEIGGLDGIIMPVQNEAVAISRAIVNFVLFFACGTVLIMLMNHIFFDRMTVVNIGRLSALMRERFPAEAGRTLDKSPRRDEGEIEGMIEDLERFADHLRDAKEQLRDYASNLEDKVSERTADARREAEARRADVRLFLYVLELFVKGTDRASLLDMALGAAAQRFGARSASFCCFYSMNSQVWPSCTQCPPFTPAQMTALLEGEAVYEADEAIVPVQAANTVRGALSLRWEGDAGLSPHEREVFQAVARQLGIALENLEAMENLLRQKTVLESIFEGIADPLFLLSASGEVLHANESAAQLLAGLPEGASSLDFAALCAEAGRMPGATIQREALLPGGLSLTLRAYPMNDLGGPGRTIVYARDNTSEKTMLARLQQSEKSMAVGMLAAGMAHEINNPLGVILCYARLLWDDGKSPHAQDLDIIIRYTLQAQKVLEDLMRFARPKPESLGAVSLAESVEFIARVFRGKAAKSGVDIRSDIPADLPLVRSNTSALEQILTNLLLNALDALDEKGGEHGEILLAAIHDPQAGEVVLTVRDNGPGIPTENLSRLFDPFFTTKSVGKGTGLGLAVVYGLVRDLGGSIEAANDGGAVFTVRLQAAQEDTPEDVLEDGDE, encoded by the coding sequence ATGAAGATCGCCGGACTTCGCACCAAGCTCTACCTGCGCCTTTTGGGCGTCATCCTGGGCATCGGCCTGGTGTTCGGGCTTTCGCTCAACCACTACCTGCGCGTGCTCATGGAGACCGAGGTGGCGGACAAGGCAAGCCTCGTGCTCTCCAACGTGCTGGCCATGCAGACCTACGTGCGCGAGACGCTGCGCCCCACCATGTACGACTCCCTGCCACCGGAGTCCTTCGTGATCGAGGCCATGTCCACCTCCTACATCACCCGCAAGGTGATGTCCGACTTCAACGCCGCCAAAGACAAGTTCACCTACCGCCGCGTGGCCCTGGACCCGCGCAACCCCGAATACGGGGCCAACGAGATGGAGCGGGCGCTCATCGCCCATTTCCAGGCCAACCCCTACGAGACGCAGGTGGAGCGCTACTTCACCGTGAACGGCGAGGAATACTTCCTCATGGCCCGGCCCGTGGTCTTCGACGAGTCCTGCCTGTCCTGCCACGGCAAGCCCGCCGACGCCCCCAAGGTGCTCCTGTCGCGCTACGGCGACACGCGCGGCTTCGGGCGTTTCGACGGCGAGATCGGCGGCCTGGACGGCATCATCATGCCCGTGCAGAACGAGGCCGTGGCCATCAGCCGGGCCATCGTGAACTTCGTGTTGTTCTTCGCCTGCGGCACGGTGCTCATCATGCTGATGAACCACATCTTCTTCGACCGCATGACCGTGGTGAACATCGGCAGGCTCTCAGCCCTCATGCGCGAGCGCTTCCCCGCCGAGGCCGGGCGCACCCTGGACAAGTCCCCCCGGCGCGACGAGGGCGAGATCGAGGGCATGATCGAGGATCTGGAGCGCTTCGCCGACCACCTGCGCGACGCCAAGGAGCAACTGCGCGACTACGCCTCCAACCTGGAGGACAAGGTGTCCGAGCGCACCGCCGACGCCCGGCGCGAGGCCGAGGCCCGGCGCGCCGACGTGCGCCTGTTCCTGTACGTGCTGGAGCTCTTCGTGAAGGGCACCGACCGGGCGAGCCTCCTGGACATGGCCCTGGGCGCTGCGGCCCAGCGTTTCGGGGCGCGCTCCGCCAGCTTCTGTTGCTTCTATTCCATGAACAGCCAGGTCTGGCCCAGCTGCACACAATGCCCGCCCTTCACTCCGGCCCAGATGACCGCCCTGCTGGAAGGCGAGGCCGTGTATGAGGCCGACGAGGCCATCGTCCCGGTGCAGGCGGCCAACACCGTGCGCGGGGCGCTGTCCCTGCGCTGGGAGGGCGACGCGGGACTGTCGCCCCACGAGCGCGAGGTGTTCCAGGCCGTGGCGCGACAGCTGGGCATCGCGCTTGAGAACCTGGAGGCCATGGAGAACCTCCTGCGCCAGAAGACCGTGCTGGAGTCCATCTTCGAGGGCATTGCGGACCCGCTGTTTCTGCTGTCGGCCTCGGGCGAGGTGCTGCACGCCAACGAGAGCGCGGCACAGCTTCTGGCCGGTTTGCCGGAGGGCGCGTCCTCCCTGGATTTTGCCGCCCTGTGCGCCGAGGCCGGGCGCATGCCCGGCGCCACCATCCAGCGCGAGGCCCTGCTGCCCGGCGGACTCTCTCTGACGCTTCGCGCCTACCCCATGAACGACCTGGGCGGCCCTGGCCGGACCATCGTCTACGCCCGCGACAACACCTCCGAAAAGACCATGCTGGCCCGCCTGCAACAGAGCGAGAAATCCATGGCCGTGGGCATGCTGGCCGCAGGCATGGCCCACGAGATCAACAACCCCCTGGGCGTGATCCTGTGCTACGCGCGCCTGCTCTGGGACGACGGCAAGAGTCCCCACGCGCAGGACCTGGACATAATAATCCGCTACACCCTCCAGGCCCAGAAGGTGCTCGAGGACCTGATGCGCTTCGCGCGCCCCAAGCCGGAATCCCTGGGCGCGGTGAGCCTGGCCGAGTCCGTGGAGTTCATCGCGCGGGTGTTCAGGGGCAAGGCCGCCAAGAGCGGCGTGGATATCCGCTCGGACATCCCGGCGGATTTGCCCCTGGTGCGCTCCAACACCTCGGCGCTGGAACAGATCCTCACCAACCTGCTGCTGAACGCCCTGGACGCCCTGGACGAAAAGGGCGGTGAGCACGGCGAGATTCTCCTTGCAGCGATCCATGATCCGCAGGCAGGGGAAGTGGTGCTCACCGTGCGCGACAACGGGCCGGGAATCCCGACGGAGAACCTGAGCCGCCTGTTCGACCCGTTCTTCACCACCAAGAGCGTGGGCAAGGGCACGGGCCTGGGCCTGGCCGTGGTCTACGGCCTGGTGCGCGACCTGGGCGGCAGCATAGAGGCTGCGAACGACGGCGGGGCGGTGTTCACCGTGCGGCTTCAGGCCGCGCAGGAAGATACCCCTGAAGACGTGCTGGAGGATGGCGATGAATGA